From Plasmodium malariae genome assembly, contig: PmUG01_00_2, whole genome shotgun sequence, the proteins below share one genomic window:
- the PmUG01_00013300 gene encoding fam-m protein, translated as MELKINPILFIIITTFTFLKRIFSFNHDGLTFNKFVGEKCMQCRILDKRNYRLLAKCIEDKDSNNIYLNEFFQNNDKKENKYITNNKKWNKEKNTKSNKSLLNKAQYYTEVIDYNNGIFDGKHFHFEKKLIRKKDYDAFLEKKRRIRDISLKKIKFKNYRFGSAIFLLFFFLGIGLPILQGLELLKKAGDAIKSLPHMNDVWETIEGCLGQAKYHFFLIAFSTIIIILVVILVIVIPKILRNNEKYNRIKAMYE; from the exons atggaactaaaaattaatccaatcttatttattataataactacttttacttttttaaagaggattttctcttttaacCATGATGgg ttaacGTTTAACAAATTTGTAGGTGAGAAATGTATGCAGTGTAGAATATTAGACAAAAGAAATTATCGATTACTAGCAAAATGTATAGAGGATAAAGATTcgaataacatatatttgaacgaattttttcaaaataatgataaaaaagaaaataaatatataactaataataaaaaatggaataaagaaaaaaacacgAAATCCAACAaaagtttattaaataaagctCAGTACTATACAGAAGTAATAGATTACAATAATGGAATAtttgatggaaaacattttcattttgaaaaaaaattaataagaaaaaaagattatgatGCATTTctagaaaaaaagaggagaATTAGagatatatctttaaaaaaaataaaatttaaaaattacagaTTTGGAAGTGccatatttttactttttttctttctggGAATAGGTTTACCCATATTACAAGGATTAGagctattaaaaaaagcagGAGATGCGATTAAAAGTTTACCACATATGAATGATGTGTGGGAAACTATAGAAGGATGTTTAGGTCAGgcaaaatatcatttttttttaatagcaTTTAGCAcaattatcattatattagTTGTTATACTTGTAATAGTAATTcctaaaattttaagaaataacgaaaaatataacagaaTTAAAGCGATGTATGAGT